The proteins below come from a single Zea mays cultivar B73 chromosome 8, Zm-B73-REFERENCE-NAM-5.0, whole genome shotgun sequence genomic window:
- the LOC103636220 gene encoding anoctamin-like protein Os01g0706700, with amino-acid sequence MRTQGEGHVEEATGFEVGIVVPRLSRAAAAGATDNCVARLVRELEGAGLLVERVRGVSAEFIKLAAPMGTLGRAAAEMHMKKLTYIGMELQFQSDQVAAFVRQTDGSLFSWRERYSCFRYLIYGIVNKTNSEVVLKFDDKEFHWKQSESLLTRLEAEGVVKLVFPLHDEIKRKQLLRNWALNWLDFTWQPIDEIYSYFGTKIATYFAFLGMYARWLFFPAVFGLATQLIDFGSLQWLVLPGFFIFVISWAVLFLQFWKRKNSALLARWGIHCSLSEYKNLDNVSFLSDSLTVEEKEFGVVSVVVEKRKFQRNEWFGVLLRIRNNAIIVLAIICLQLPFELAYAHLYEIAETEVMRYLLTAVYLVAIQYYTRIGGKVSVNLIKYENNQGEESSSASLVYKAFGLYFMQSYIGLFYHASLHRDILALRRVLIQRLIVYQVLENLIENSIPYLKYSYKKYIAVHKKKRGKESTVGRSVRLSTRVEKEYLKPSYTASIGAELEDGLFDDFLELTLQFGMIMMFACAFPLIFCFAALNNVTELRADALKLLVMLKRPVPRAAATIGAWLNIFQFLVVMAICTNCLLLVCLYDVEGKWRIEPGLAAILIMEHALLLIKFGFSHFVPEEPAWVRANRVRYVAQAQNVCSKQLLRSISKFQGKLD; translated from the exons ATGAGGACACAAGGGGAGGGGCATGTGGAGGAGGCCACGGGGTTCGAGGTGGGCATCGTGGTGCCCAGGCTCTCCCGCGCCGCCGCGGCGGGGGCCACCGACAACTGCGTGGCGCGTCTGGTGCGGGAGCTCGAGGGCGCCGGGCTGCTCGTCGAGCGCGTCCGCGGCGTCTCCGCTGAGTTCATCAAG CTAGCCGCACCAATGGGGACCCTGGGGAgagctgctgctgagatgcataTGAAGAAGCTAACCTACATCG GGATGGAGCTTCAGTTTCAATCGGACCAGGTTGCAGCATTCGTTAGGCAGACAGACGGTTCCCTGTTCAGCTGGAGAGAACGCTATTCCTGCTTCCGCTACTTGATATATGGCATT GTGAACAAGACAAACTCTGAAGTAGTCCTTAAATTTGATGATAAGGAGTTCCATTGGAAGCAAAGTGAGTCCTTATTAACAAGGCTGGAAGCTGAAGGAGTTGTAAAGCTAGTATTCCCTTTGCATG ATGAAATTAAAAGGAAGCAACTCCTGAGAAATTGGGCGCTTAATTGGCTTGACTTCACATGGCAGCCTATCGATGAGATTTACTCCtattttggaacaaag ATTGCAACATACTTTGCGTTCCTAGGAATGTATGCGCGATGGCTTTTCTTCCCAGCTGTTTTTGGACTGGCAACTCAACTCATAGATTTTGG ATCATTGCAGTGGTTGGTTCTTCCTGGTTTCTTTATCTTTGTTATTTCTTGGGCTGTCCTCTTTCTGCAATTTTGGAAACGGAAGAATTCAGCACTTCTTGCAAG ATGGGGTATTCATTGTTCACTATCTGAATACAAAAACCTGGACAACGTCAGCTTCTTGAGTGATTCTCTTACTGTTGAGGAAAAGGAGTTTGGTGTTGTGTCTGTGGTTGTGGAGAAAAGAAAGTTTCAAAGGAACGAATGGTTCGGTGTCCTCCTTAGAATAAGGAACAATGCTATCATTGTGCTGGCTATCATTTGTCTTCAGCTGCCATTTGAGTTGGCCTATGCTCATCTATATGAAATTGCAGAAACTGAGGTTATGAG GTATTTGTTAACTGCAGTATATCTTGTTGCAATTCAATATTACACCAGAATTGGTGGCAAGGTGTCTGTTAATTTGATAAAGTATGAAAACAACCAAGGAGAAGAGTCTAGTTCCGCTAGTTTAGTTTATAAG GCCTTTGGCCTTTACTTTATGCAGTCATATATTGGGTTATTTTACCATGCTTCTTTGCATCGTGATATACTGGCCCTCCGGCGAGTCCTCATCCAGCGTCTCATTGTGTACCAG GTATTAGAAAATCTAATTGAGAATTCCATTCCTTACCTCAAGTACAGTTACAAAAAGTACATAGCTGTTCA CAAGAAAAAGCGTGGGAAAGAATCGACAGTGGGTAGGTCAGTCCGGTTATCAACAAGAGTGGAGAAAGAGTATTTAAAACCCTCTTATACTGCAAGCATTGGAGCAGAACTCGAAGATGGTTTATTTGATG ACTTTCTGGAGCTGACTCTTCAGTTTGGAATGATCATGATGTTTGCCTGTGCATTTCCATTGATTTTCTGCTTTGCAGCTCTG AACAATGTTACTGAACTCAGAGCAGACGCATTGAAGTTGTTAGTCATGTTGAAAAGACCTGTTCCCCGTGCTGCAGCTACAATTGGAGCATGGTTGAACATATTCCAG TTCTTGGTTGTGATGGCAATATGCACCAACTGCTTGCTTCTCGTTTGCCTGTATGACGTGGAGGGGAAATGGAGGATTGAGCCAGGACTAGCAGCAATCCTCATAATGGAGCATGCTCTTCTTTTAATCAAGTTTGGTTTCTCCCACTTTGTGCCTGAG GAGCCTGCGTGGGTGAGAGCAAATCGTGTGCGATACGTAGCTCAAGCACAAAACGTCTGCTCCAAACAACTCTTGAGGAGCATTTCAAAATTTCAAGGAAAACTGGATTGA